The DNA region GAACACAATCGTCAGTCTTCGGTGGTTTGAATATCCTCACTCTCAACGGTTCTTTACGTAATTTAGGAAATATTCAACGATGAAACGCCTACTCGTACCATTTGTGGTTTGTGCCATATTTGTGTTCAACTTGATTGTGGTTGATGCAGTGAATGCAACACCAATTTTATCCCTGGGATTACCATCCCTCTACATAGCCGACACGACTCCAATGGCCAGCCCGGATTGGATAGCCCAACTGGAGAAAGAGATTTTACCCAAACTGGAAACCATCTTCAGTTCTGAGCAGCTTGAACAATTCAAACAAGACATTACCAATGGTGTCAGTTTTCGTAAAGCCTTTAAGTCAATGACGTTAACTCCAGAACAAAAGACTCAATTAAAAACCTTACTCAAATCTGTTTCTAAGAAGGATGCCCTCGCGTCTCTCACACCAGAGCAAAAGAAACAACTCTTCATGAAGAAGAAAGAAATGTTTAAGCCAACATCAGACGAAATCATGGACAAAATTAAGACGGGCATGGACAGCAAAGGAGTAGCTTTACCAGAGGGCGTGAAAGAAAAAATTGACGCAGCTATGAAGAAGAAGGAAGCTTTTATGTCACCTTTGGAAAGTAAGTAAGATGTCAAATGTCATGGGTCATCAGGTTAGGGGTTTGCAATTAAATAATATCCCAATCAATCGGGGAGAATAGTAATATCCCATTTGGGCAGAGCTTCAGACCGTTGCCAGAAAGGGAGATAATCTGCTAGCTCCTCAGCCAATACCTTGACCCCTTTTTCATAAATGCCTTCAACCAGATAAACGACTGGATTCATTGCTTTCCAGGTCATGTGACTGGCCCATTGAACTGCCGCTTCTACCGAATCCAAGATGGCTCCATTCCAATACTGCTCAAGCGCTGCCCAGCATCGTTCAATGGCATTGTATTTACTGTGATAAGGCGGGTAGTAAATCAATCGAATCGGGAGCATGATCGTTTGGGCGAGTTCAACCATGCGTTTGATGAACTGAGTGCGATCACTGCGAGTGGCGGGTCCTCCATCTAAATTGATCACCCATTCCTCAATCTCCGGGTAATGGTCTTGATTGTCCTGCCACCACCACTCCAAACAATCGGCTATAAAATCGCTGGTTTCAGCCGATTGACCGAAGTAAATCGACAACTCGTCGTTGTCGAGATTGAGAATGCCAAAGGCACTAACACCGACTGCCACTCACTATCGTGGTCGTCGGCTTTTCTGGCTTCTAGAGTGCGATCCTTGCCATTACGCGATAGATTGCCGATCTTAACTTTGGCTTTGGTGTCAATCGAGAGCCTCAAGGACTTCGGATTGGCATCAGCCCGTTGATTCTCTTGAGCAACATTGTCAAAGATGGCATCGGTTTGAGCGATCTTCTTCAACGGTTTGACTTTTTGTGTTTTTTAGGCGATATCCCATGCGATTGAGAATTGCCCCAATGGTCTGACGCGAAGGCAGTTGTTCCTCGTCGTAGCCCTTCTGCTCACTTAAGGCATCTCGGACGGCTTGGGCACTGATACGAGCATATAAGAAGGTCGATTGAAATTTCGGATCAGCTTGGGCTTGCCTGTCCACTAAACTGGCAATATCGGCTTCCAAATTGACCAACACCACTTCGCTTTTATGCCGCCCTCTAGCTCGATAGTTATCAACACAGGTGATTCCACTGCGGCGTTCATGCAGACCCAGTTGCACACTGGCGCGATTCCACCCTAAAACCGTTTCCGTTTTCCGGGCTGAACCGTCAAAATAGTCCTCTGCAACTTTTGCGATAAAATCTCGCTTACGGTGTCCAGTCAGCTTTCGAGCAGCATCTTTCAGGCTTGCTTTAATCTTGTCGTCGAGCATGGTAAGGAGAGTGTTGTTCTAGAGATTCTCAGCCAGGAG from Leptodesmis sichuanensis A121 includes:
- a CDS encoding ISAzo13-like element transposase-related protein produces the protein MAVGVSAFGILNLDNDELSIYFGQSAETSDFIADCLEWWWQDNQDHYPEIEEWVINLDGGPATRSDRTQFIKRMVELAQTIMLPIRLIYYPPYHSKYNAIERCWAALEQYWNGAILDSVEAAVQWASHMTWKAMNPVVYLVEGIYEKGVKVLAEELADYLPFWQRSEALPKWDITILPD